A genomic region of Exiguobacterium oxidotolerans JCM 12280 contains the following coding sequences:
- a CDS encoding DUF4912 domain-containing protein: MLDKIIKLKEQGLTTKQIAEKLESTEGKVKYAWSKYRKSLSEPTDKKTAAPKKQQKAPTSMKVAANEIVPAVIAIPSLERDAFGMATHYEDDIMHAIVQSPTALYVYWELSELSRKMLETHYHAAFDSFRKELRIIDVTLVEYEKGEANRTYQFELPEMTNSWFVRPLSPNTTYIIEWGIQTIDGDFVPVLRSKPVETPRDEPVVEGRFAEVVARWQNGEVEQPEWVEVLRPYSYFDRIR, translated from the coding sequence ATGCTTGATAAAATTATAAAATTAAAAGAACAAGGATTGACGACAAAACAAATCGCTGAAAAATTAGAGTCGACGGAAGGGAAAGTGAAATATGCCTGGAGTAAATACCGTAAGTCACTTTCAGAACCGACGGACAAAAAAACAGCAGCTCCTAAAAAACAACAGAAAGCCCCTACATCGATGAAAGTGGCTGCGAATGAGATCGTTCCTGCTGTCATCGCCATACCATCGCTTGAACGGGATGCATTCGGGATGGCGACGCACTATGAAGATGACATCATGCATGCCATCGTTCAATCGCCGACTGCATTGTACGTGTACTGGGAGCTCTCGGAGTTATCTCGTAAGATGTTAGAGACGCATTACCACGCAGCGTTCGATTCATTCCGTAAAGAACTTCGAATCATTGATGTGACGTTAGTCGAGTATGAAAAAGGTGAAGCGAACCGAACGTATCAATTTGAACTGCCGGAAATGACGAACTCTTGGTTCGTTCGCCCGTTATCCCCAAACACTACATACATCATCGAATGGGGAATTCAAACGATTGATGGTGACTTCGTTCCGGTACTACGTTCGAAGCCGGTCGAGACGCCGCGTGACGAACCTGTCGTTGAAGGGCGATTCGCTGAAGTCGTCGCTCGTTGGCAAAATGGAGAGGTCGAGCAACCGGAATGGGTAGAAGTTTTACGACCGTATTCTTACTTCGACCGAATTCGTTGA
- a CDS encoding glycoside hydrolase family 57 protein, producing MRKGYFSLVLHAHLPYIRHQEAHRLEERWMYEAISETYIPLLWEIDRLERPLGWTISISPPVIEMLADSLIQERYVEHLDDTLRLIDQELDRDLVAEERDALLFYKERYRDLKNTFEHWGRDLNHAFRHYKEAGYLELMTCTATHGFSPHMLSEQAARSEIQTGLNCFERHYGFRPTGLWMPECAYTPGLDKIMYEEGIRYTFVDEHSILNADPAPKHGIGAPVYSPHGVALFPRDQIISGRIWSSVIGYPGHPNYREFYRDLAYDREWDQIAEFMHPEGLRYDTGLKLHRVTGESDQKAFYVRDWAWKQTDEHAADFAEALAGHLDQHSGQDFPPFLVTAPFDAELFGHWWFEGPDFLGKAMERLEDVGVESISPTMFLERHFGDIETVHVAMGTWGRKGYADVWINERNDWMIRHLHQLEKRLAGVMARNRHQDGLTVKAKRQLIREYLLAVSSDWPFILDGQTTAQYAANRFREHIKRFEETERLLDAGELTIEWLETRYAEYPFLADEDIEPDVYLTTHDYYVAVQRETSWNDDAILLVAKDYQDSNRPIAEFAKRLARAGENVYVITENETAYRFEDGVHIYGVHMTGLPLVQTYNQLAGLNLAVLRQAQALHKIVEFRLVHNFTMETASAAQSFAEINELPLVSNVYNLESERSPASSGGLVVAIKRLEGEALRHSQLIYLEREEARQGIENDYHVAQKPLEFQVNLEKPYEQLAIQKKNG from the coding sequence ATGCGCAAAGGCTATTTTTCACTCGTTTTACATGCCCATTTACCTTATATTCGTCATCAGGAAGCTCATCGTCTAGAAGAGCGTTGGATGTACGAAGCGATTTCAGAAACGTATATTCCGTTATTATGGGAAATTGATCGTCTGGAGCGCCCACTCGGATGGACGATTAGTATTTCTCCACCCGTCATTGAAATGCTTGCGGATTCATTGATTCAAGAACGTTATGTAGAGCATTTAGATGATACACTACGTTTAATTGATCAAGAACTTGACCGCGATTTAGTGGCAGAAGAACGGGATGCCCTGCTTTTCTACAAAGAACGGTACCGTGACTTAAAAAATACATTCGAACATTGGGGTCGCGATTTAAACCATGCTTTCCGTCATTATAAAGAAGCGGGTTACCTTGAATTGATGACCTGTACGGCAACGCATGGTTTCAGTCCGCATATGTTATCAGAGCAAGCTGCCCGGTCAGAGATTCAAACTGGATTAAACTGTTTCGAACGTCATTATGGATTCCGTCCGACGGGGCTATGGATGCCGGAATGTGCCTATACACCAGGTCTTGATAAAATCATGTACGAAGAGGGGATTCGTTATACATTCGTTGACGAACACTCTATCTTAAACGCTGATCCTGCTCCGAAACACGGCATCGGCGCACCGGTCTATTCGCCGCATGGCGTCGCTTTATTCCCGCGCGATCAAATCATTTCTGGACGCATTTGGAGTTCTGTCATCGGGTATCCCGGACATCCGAACTACCGTGAGTTTTACCGTGACCTTGCTTACGACCGCGAGTGGGACCAGATTGCAGAATTCATGCATCCGGAAGGGCTTCGTTACGATACAGGATTGAAACTCCACCGTGTCACAGGAGAGTCCGATCAAAAGGCATTTTATGTCCGTGATTGGGCGTGGAAACAAACCGATGAGCATGCAGCTGACTTTGCGGAAGCATTGGCAGGGCATCTTGATCAGCACAGTGGACAAGACTTCCCGCCGTTTCTTGTCACAGCACCATTTGACGCGGAATTATTTGGTCATTGGTGGTTTGAAGGACCAGACTTCCTCGGTAAAGCCATGGAACGACTTGAAGATGTTGGCGTCGAATCGATTTCGCCTACAATGTTCCTCGAGCGTCATTTTGGCGACATCGAGACGGTACACGTCGCGATGGGGACATGGGGCCGAAAAGGATATGCGGATGTGTGGATCAATGAACGCAACGACTGGATGATTCGTCACTTGCATCAACTTGAGAAACGATTAGCTGGTGTCATGGCGCGTAATCGTCATCAAGATGGTTTGACGGTCAAAGCAAAACGTCAATTGATTCGTGAATACTTGCTCGCGGTTTCGAGCGACTGGCCGTTCATTCTCGATGGACAGACGACGGCACAATATGCGGCAAATCGATTCCGTGAACATATTAAGCGATTCGAAGAAACGGAGCGGTTACTTGACGCTGGAGAATTAACGATCGAATGGCTTGAAACGCGTTATGCCGAATATCCCTTCTTAGCGGATGAAGACATCGAACCGGACGTCTATTTGACGACACATGACTACTATGTCGCGGTGCAACGTGAAACGTCATGGAACGATGACGCGATTTTACTCGTCGCAAAAGATTACCAAGATTCGAATCGACCGATTGCTGAGTTCGCGAAGCGATTGGCAAGAGCGGGAGAAAATGTCTATGTCATTACAGAAAATGAGACGGCTTATCGATTTGAAGACGGCGTTCATATTTACGGCGTCCACATGACGGGTCTACCGCTCGTTCAGACTTACAATCAGTTGGCCGGATTAAATCTTGCCGTGTTACGTCAAGCGCAAGCTCTGCATAAAATTGTAGAATTCCGCCTTGTCCATAACTTTACGATGGAGACGGCGTCGGCTGCTCAATCGTTTGCTGAGATTAACGAGTTGCCGCTTGTCAGCAATGTGTACAATCTTGAGAGTGAACGTTCTCCAGCGAGTAGCGGTGGTTTAGTTGTTGCGATTAAACGATTAGAGGGCGAAGCACTTCGTCATTCACAATTGATTTATTTAGAACGTGAAGAAGCGCGACAAGGAATCGAAAATGATTATCATGTTGCTCAAAAACCGCTTGAATTCCAAGTGAACCTTGAAAAACCATACGAACAATTGGCGATTCAGAAAAAGAACGGATGA
- the rpmG gene encoding 50S ribosomal protein L33 — translation MRVKITLACTETGDRTYITKKNKRNNPERLELKKYNPRLRKHTLHREVK, via the coding sequence ATGCGCGTTAAAATTACTTTGGCTTGCACTGAAACTGGTGACCGTACTTATATCACTAAAAAGAACAAGCGTAACAACCCAGAGCGTCTTGAGTTGAAGAAATACAACCCACGTCTCCGTAAGCACACACTTCACCGTGAAGTAAAATAA
- a CDS encoding 5-formyltetrahydrofolate cyclo-ligase, with the protein MNKKAVRRGIGVQLNQLENRQERERRIAERLFLLPEWMNATSIAVTLSFRNECSTDRIIQQAWADGKRVVIPKVINQEMRFFEHSSSSRLIENSMGIFEPDATAFEIPLPSIDLCIVPGRAYMRNGYRLGWGGGFYDRALIDFSGPTLSIAFAVQVVERFEVESFDRPVDTIVTEDEVIQCH; encoded by the coding sequence ATGAATAAAAAAGCGGTACGCCGGGGAATCGGGGTGCAACTGAACCAGTTGGAAAACCGGCAGGAGCGGGAACGACGAATCGCAGAGCGGTTATTTCTATTGCCAGAATGGATGAATGCGACGTCAATTGCGGTGACCCTCTCGTTTCGAAACGAATGTTCAACGGATCGAATCATTCAACAAGCATGGGCGGATGGAAAACGTGTCGTCATTCCGAAGGTGATCAATCAAGAAATGAGATTTTTTGAACACTCGTCAAGCAGTCGACTGATCGAGAATTCGATGGGGATTTTTGAACCGGATGCAACTGCTTTTGAAATTCCGTTGCCATCGATTGATCTTTGTATCGTACCGGGGCGCGCCTATATGCGCAATGGCTATCGCTTAGGATGGGGCGGTGGATTTTACGATCGTGCGTTGATTGATTTTTCAGGTCCGACACTTTCGATTGCATTTGCCGTTCAAGTCGTGGAACGATTCGAAGTAGAATCGTTTGATCGCCCAGTGGATACAATTGTCACTGAAGATGAGGTCATTCAATGTCACTAA
- a CDS encoding DUF92 domain-containing protein yields MSLTVLLFICLALGYAGYQFGLLTKSGALLTILVGSTVVYALDYEGLVLLLLFFGSSSLLSKLGKVRKRSVDQIVEKDGARDGWQVLANGGTAMLASVGVVLTNEFEFLLVFLIVIAASNADTWASEIGPLSKKEPISIRTFKPVLRGTSGGVSLLGTLATIIGALFIATAGDILFDLSIKQWLIVAAGGVLGSILDTVLGATVQRKYRCQICGKETEKKIHHGTTTQYVRGWKWLGNDAVNYLSSTLAGLIGFMLYRLW; encoded by the coding sequence ATGTCACTAACTGTTCTTTTATTCATCTGCTTAGCCCTCGGATATGCTGGCTATCAATTCGGATTATTAACGAAAAGCGGTGCATTGTTGACGATACTTGTCGGCAGCACGGTCGTCTATGCGCTCGATTACGAAGGACTAGTCCTGTTACTGTTATTCTTCGGTAGCTCTAGCCTATTGTCAAAACTCGGTAAGGTACGCAAGCGGTCCGTCGATCAAATCGTCGAAAAGGATGGTGCACGAGATGGCTGGCAAGTGCTCGCTAACGGCGGAACAGCAATGCTTGCTTCGGTAGGTGTTGTACTGACAAATGAATTTGAATTTTTATTAGTGTTCTTGATCGTCATTGCTGCTTCGAATGCAGATACATGGGCATCTGAGATTGGTCCGCTTTCTAAAAAAGAACCGATTTCAATTCGGACGTTTAAACCGGTCTTACGAGGAACGAGCGGGGGGGTGTCCTTACTCGGGACACTCGCGACAATCATCGGTGCATTATTTATCGCGACGGCGGGGGACATTCTATTCGATTTGTCCATAAAGCAATGGTTGATCGTCGCGGCCGGAGGTGTCCTTGGCAGTATTCTCGATACGGTGTTAGGCGCTACCGTCCAACGAAAGTATCGTTGTCAGATTTGTGGCAAAGAAACCGAGAAAAAAATCCATCATGGTACTACGACACAATATGTCCGAGGATGGAAGTGGCTCGGAAATGACGCCGTTAATTATTTGTCCAGTACGCTAGCGGGGCTGATTGGTTTCATGTTGTATCGATTGTGGTAA
- a CDS encoding L-lactate dehydrogenase — translation MELHAKVTRVALIGAGAVGSSFAYQMTTAGLCEELVIIDVNKAKAEGEAMDLNHGTPFSSSPMRIWAGDYGDCKDAEVIVITAGAPQKPGETRLDLVAKNALIMKEMMRQIMESGFDGIIVVASNPVDIMAHLAWKYSGLPKSRVFGSGTVLDTARLRQMLGEYFNIDSRNAHAYILGEHGDTEFAAWSNSRIYGKTIDELLAEDDRYSQKDLDQIYINVRDAAYHIIERKGATYYAIGLGLVRIVRAILGNENCLLTVGAHVDGQYGISGIHIGVPAVINRQGVREVIEVSLTDEELKKFHHSAEVLRQTMEPVLR, via the coding sequence ATGGAATTACATGCTAAAGTTACACGTGTTGCGTTAATTGGTGCGGGGGCCGTAGGATCAAGTTTTGCGTATCAAATGACGACAGCTGGACTTTGTGAAGAACTTGTCATTATTGATGTGAATAAAGCAAAAGCTGAAGGGGAAGCGATGGATTTAAATCACGGGACGCCATTCAGTTCTTCGCCGATGCGGATATGGGCAGGGGATTACGGGGATTGTAAAGATGCCGAAGTCATCGTGATCACGGCCGGTGCACCACAAAAACCGGGTGAAACACGACTTGACCTCGTTGCGAAAAATGCTTTAATCATGAAAGAAATGATGCGTCAAATCATGGAATCAGGGTTTGACGGCATCATCGTCGTCGCTTCAAATCCCGTTGACATCATGGCACATTTAGCATGGAAATATTCTGGTTTACCAAAGTCACGCGTCTTCGGATCAGGAACGGTACTCGATACGGCACGCTTGCGCCAAATGTTAGGAGAATACTTTAATATCGATTCACGAAACGCCCACGCCTATATTTTAGGTGAGCATGGCGACACGGAATTCGCTGCCTGGAGCAACTCAAGAATCTATGGAAAAACGATTGATGAACTGCTTGCCGAAGACGATCGTTATTCTCAAAAAGATTTAGATCAAATCTATATTAATGTACGCGATGCAGCCTATCATATCATTGAACGAAAAGGTGCAACATACTATGCGATTGGACTTGGTCTCGTTCGGATCGTCCGTGCGATTCTCGGGAACGAGAACTGTTTGTTGACTGTAGGAGCGCACGTTGACGGACAGTACGGGATTTCTGGTATTCATATTGGTGTACCTGCCGTGATCAACCGACAAGGTGTGCGCGAAGTCATCGAGGTGTCGCTGACGGATGAGGAATTAAAAAAATTTCATCATTCGGCGGAAGTTTTACGTCAAACGATGGAACCTGTCTTACGTTAA
- a CDS encoding GNAT family N-acetyltransferase produces MYTFRTLTKEDAEQYWRLRLEGLKNHPDAFGHSFDDEQQTPLEEVQEGLEGDPESDEVWIGIFDEDTLFGFGQVKPYELSRESHKAMISGVYISPDYRGGTGRALMEALIEEAKQIPDVEQVILAVLSGNEAAQKLYESLGFEVYAEDPDSVKLEDGTYRDDIWMKKYV; encoded by the coding sequence ATGTATACATTTCGAACGTTAACAAAGGAAGATGCAGAACAGTATTGGCGCTTACGCCTCGAAGGTCTAAAAAATCATCCGGATGCATTTGGTCATTCTTTTGACGATGAGCAACAAACGCCGCTCGAAGAAGTTCAAGAGGGGCTCGAAGGAGATCCGGAGTCGGATGAAGTTTGGATCGGGATATTCGATGAAGATACATTGTTTGGATTTGGTCAGGTCAAACCGTACGAGCTGTCACGGGAATCACATAAGGCGATGATTTCTGGTGTCTATATCTCACCGGATTATCGTGGGGGAACGGGTCGCGCCCTAATGGAGGCCTTGATTGAAGAGGCGAAACAAATTCCGGATGTCGAACAAGTCATTCTAGCCGTCTTGTCAGGAAATGAAGCTGCTCAAAAACTCTATGAATCACTTGGTTTCGAAGTATATGCAGAGGATCCTGATTCGGTCAAACTAGAGGATGGGACGTATCGAGATGACATTTGGATGAAAAAATACGTCTAA
- a CDS encoding M42 family metallopeptidase: MKAVIETIRELVEIPSPTGFTAHALTYVENRFKAEGITYKKLEKGALLATLPGQSSRIRLLTAHVDTLGAMVKEILPTGRLTLSQLGGYAWTAIEGENCLVHKMDGQTISGTILFHHSSVHTSRVTNTEERNATNIEVRLDIRATTAEETRVAGIEVGDIVTFDPRFVHTETGFVKSRHLDDKASVALLLELIKEWKNETLPHTTQILISNYEEVGFGGNAGFSEDVAEYIAVDMGALGEGQHSDEYTVSICAKDSSGPYDLALRHQFTRLAQSHSIPYKVDIYPYYSSDASAAVSAGHDVRHGLLGPGIESSHSYERTHEASLQATYDLLNVFVKEKMNDENTL, translated from the coding sequence ATGAAAGCTGTGATTGAGACGATTCGTGAATTAGTAGAAATCCCAAGTCCGACTGGATTTACCGCGCATGCTCTTACATATGTAGAAAATCGATTTAAAGCAGAAGGAATTACGTATAAAAAGTTAGAAAAGGGAGCATTGCTTGCTACGTTGCCTGGACAGTCTTCACGGATTCGTTTGTTGACAGCACACGTCGATACGCTCGGGGCGATGGTCAAAGAAATTTTGCCGACAGGTCGACTGACGTTATCTCAACTTGGCGGTTATGCGTGGACGGCGATCGAGGGTGAAAACTGTCTCGTGCATAAAATGGACGGACAGACGATCTCGGGAACGATTTTGTTCCATCACTCAAGCGTCCATACGTCACGCGTGACGAACACGGAAGAGCGAAATGCGACGAACATCGAAGTGAGACTCGATATCCGGGCAACGACGGCAGAAGAGACACGGGTAGCAGGGATTGAAGTCGGTGACATCGTGACGTTTGATCCGCGGTTTGTTCATACCGAAACAGGTTTCGTCAAATCACGTCATCTGGACGATAAAGCATCCGTCGCCCTGTTACTCGAACTGATCAAGGAGTGGAAAAACGAGACATTACCGCATACGACGCAAATTCTGATTTCGAATTATGAAGAAGTCGGATTTGGAGGGAATGCTGGTTTTTCTGAAGACGTCGCAGAATACATCGCTGTCGATATGGGCGCATTAGGAGAAGGACAACACTCGGATGAATATACGGTATCAATCTGTGCGAAAGATAGCTCAGGACCGTATGACCTTGCGTTACGACATCAGTTCACACGTCTCGCTCAAAGCCATTCGATTCCGTATAAAGTCGATATCTATCCCTATTACAGTTCTGATGCTTCAGCAGCCGTCAGTGCGGGTCACGACGTCCGTCATGGACTGCTTGGTCCAGGAATCGAATCGAGTCACTCGTATGAACGGACGCATGAAGCGTCACTTCAAGCGACGTATGATTTACTGAATGTGTTCGTGAAGGAGAAAATGAATGATGAAAACACTTTATGA
- a CDS encoding YqgQ family protein encodes MKTLYDVQQLLKTYGTIVYLGDRESDIAMMMLELDELEQAGVLEKKQYDSAKVILAHEFKKSRHS; translated from the coding sequence ATGAAAACACTTTATGATGTGCAACAGTTATTGAAAACGTACGGGACGATTGTCTACTTAGGCGATCGCGAGTCGGATATTGCAATGATGATGCTCGAACTCGATGAACTCGAGCAAGCCGGTGTGTTAGAAAAAAAGCAATATGATTCAGCGAAAGTGATTTTGGCACATGAATTCAAAAAATCACGACATTCGTAA
- a CDS encoding ROK family glucokinase, translating into MQMKWLLGIDIGGTTVKMAILDLQGIIVEKWEIETVILNDGEQIPGDIATSFFEKCKESNKRPEDFVGAGIGAPGFIDFNTGVVERAVNIGWNNFELIGEFERLTGLPAVIENDANAAAIGEMWKGAGSGATELLAVTLGTGVGGGLITNGQIVHGTVGMAGEIGHITMLAEGGVLCGCGRRGCLETIASATGVARLGLEKRKGQQTVLNDIQAVTAKDVFDAYTKGDRIATEVVEEVTFHLGLAISNLANSINPEMIVIGGGVSKAGDALMVPLKKQFERFALPRVFESTTFKIAELENDAGVIGCAWLAKQMFLKK; encoded by the coding sequence ATGCAGATGAAATGGTTACTCGGGATTGATATTGGTGGAACGACAGTCAAGATGGCAATTCTTGATTTACAAGGCATCATCGTTGAGAAATGGGAGATCGAGACGGTCATCCTGAATGATGGGGAACAGATTCCAGGCGACATCGCGACATCTTTTTTTGAGAAATGTAAAGAGAGTAATAAACGTCCGGAAGACTTCGTTGGTGCCGGAATCGGTGCACCGGGCTTCATCGACTTTAATACCGGTGTCGTCGAACGTGCCGTCAACATCGGTTGGAATAACTTTGAGTTGATTGGTGAATTCGAACGATTGACCGGTTTACCGGCTGTTATTGAAAATGATGCGAATGCAGCGGCAATCGGTGAGATGTGGAAAGGTGCCGGTAGTGGAGCGACGGAGTTACTTGCCGTGACACTCGGGACAGGTGTTGGTGGTGGATTGATTACGAACGGTCAAATCGTTCATGGGACAGTCGGGATGGCAGGAGAAATCGGGCATATCACGATGCTTGCTGAAGGCGGCGTCTTGTGCGGTTGTGGACGAAGAGGGTGTCTTGAAACAATCGCCTCTGCAACTGGTGTCGCACGTCTCGGGCTCGAAAAACGAAAAGGGCAGCAAACGGTCCTGAACGATATTCAAGCCGTGACGGCGAAGGATGTCTTCGATGCCTATACGAAGGGTGACCGGATTGCGACGGAAGTCGTCGAGGAAGTGACGTTCCATCTCGGATTAGCAATCTCCAACCTCGCGAACAGCATCAATCCGGAAATGATCGTTATCGGTGGTGGCGTTTCCAAGGCAGGAGATGCTTTGATGGTACCGCTCAAAAAACAATTTGAACGCTTCGCGTTACCGCGTGTGTTTGAGTCGACGACCTTTAAAATTGCTGAACTTGAGAATGACGCCGGTGTCATCGGTTGTGCATGGCTTGCAAAACAAATGTTCTTGAAAAAATGA
- a CDS encoding LTA synthase family protein, producing the protein MQQDSGIWSRMRLKVGQGVKSTYTEHKLFWIATLLIWLKTYVAYTLFFDVPITNSAQAFILLINPISSALFMFGFSFFFRGNVQKWFIYGILVLATLVLYADIIFFRFFNDYLTLPVLFQTSNAETVSASLTSLLTWADLLIVGDLLILPFFLRKMDMSKNVASRGRAILAFVAATAVFLGNLALAETERPELLTRAFDRELLVKNIGTFNFHMYDALIQSKTSAQKALADSSELSEVQNFVASKYAEPNPVMFGKYEGKNVIVMSFESAQSFAVGLKAPNGQEITPNLNKLIKESHSWDNFYHNTGQGKTSDAEFILENSIYPLGRGSAFFTNGENEFRATPEMLKEDGYYSAVFHANNKSFWNRDIVYNSFGVDRFFSETDYDLGNPDDLTEWGLLDDKFFEQSLPMLKDLPRPFYSKFITLTNHYPFEMPKPEDELVPPLETSSTTLNHYVQALAYQDMALGKFIDGLKEDGTWDDTIFMLYGDHYGISTNHNAAMAELLEKDELTAYDVAQLQRVPFVIHLPGQTKGVKHEEVASQIDMKPTLLHLLGKDFKDEVLFGTDLFSKEHKDYALFRDGSIITDKTVYTQETCYDRKTGEEVTDEENGAICKEAVKQSEKELGLSDKVIYGDLLRFLQKSK; encoded by the coding sequence ATGCAGCAAGACTCTGGCATTTGGTCGCGTATGCGACTAAAGGTAGGCCAAGGTGTGAAAAGCACCTACACAGAACATAAACTTTTTTGGATTGCGACATTATTGATTTGGCTAAAAACGTATGTGGCATACACGCTGTTTTTCGATGTTCCGATTACGAATTCAGCACAGGCATTCATCTTACTGATTAATCCAATCAGTTCGGCGCTCTTCATGTTTGGATTTAGTTTCTTCTTCCGTGGTAACGTTCAAAAATGGTTCATCTACGGAATACTCGTCCTTGCGACGCTCGTTCTTTATGCGGACATCATTTTCTTCCGCTTCTTCAATGACTACTTGACGTTACCGGTCTTGTTCCAAACATCAAATGCGGAAACGGTCTCAGCATCGCTTACATCATTGTTGACATGGGCAGACTTATTGATTGTCGGCGATCTATTGATTCTTCCGTTCTTCTTACGAAAAATGGACATGTCTAAAAATGTCGCGTCACGAGGACGCGCGATTTTAGCTTTCGTCGCAGCAACTGCTGTTTTCCTTGGAAACTTGGCACTTGCGGAAACAGAACGTCCGGAACTATTGACACGGGCATTTGACCGCGAGTTACTCGTCAAAAATATTGGAACGTTTAACTTCCATATGTATGACGCGTTGATTCAATCAAAAACATCAGCACAAAAAGCTCTTGCGGACAGTTCTGAATTGTCGGAAGTTCAAAACTTCGTCGCGTCGAAGTATGCTGAGCCGAACCCGGTCATGTTCGGTAAGTACGAAGGTAAAAACGTCATCGTGATGTCATTCGAATCGGCCCAATCATTTGCGGTTGGTCTGAAAGCGCCGAATGGTCAAGAAATCACACCGAACTTAAACAAATTAATTAAAGAGTCACATTCATGGGATAACTTCTACCATAATACGGGACAAGGGAAGACATCGGATGCTGAATTCATCTTAGAGAATTCAATCTATCCACTTGGTCGTGGTTCTGCGTTCTTTACGAATGGGGAAAATGAATTCCGGGCAACACCAGAGATGTTAAAAGAAGACGGCTATTATTCTGCCGTGTTCCATGCGAACAATAAATCATTCTGGAATCGTGACATCGTCTACAATAGTTTTGGTGTCGATCGTTTCTTCTCGGAGACCGATTATGATCTCGGTAACCCGGATGATTTAACGGAGTGGGGTTTACTCGACGACAAGTTCTTTGAACAGTCGTTACCAATGTTGAAAGATCTTCCACGTCCGTTTTATTCGAAGTTCATCACATTGACGAACCACTATCCGTTCGAAATGCCGAAACCGGAAGATGAACTTGTCCCACCGCTTGAGACGAGTTCGACGACATTGAATCATTATGTCCAAGCCCTCGCATACCAAGACATGGCACTCGGTAAGTTCATCGATGGTCTGAAAGAGGATGGTACATGGGACGATACAATCTTCATGTTGTATGGTGACCATTACGGAATCTCGACGAACCATAACGCGGCGATGGCGGAGCTCCTCGAAAAAGATGAGTTGACGGCATATGACGTCGCTCAGTTGCAACGTGTTCCGTTCGTCATTCACTTACCAGGACAAACTAAAGGTGTGAAGCACGAAGAAGTGGCAAGTCAAATCGACATGAAACCAACATTGCTCCACCTATTAGGAAAAGACTTTAAGGATGAAGTCTTGTTCGGAACAGATTTGTTCTCAAAAGAACATAAAGATTACGCCTTGTTCCGTGATGGGTCTATCATCACCGATAAAACCGTTTATACACAAGAAACGTGTTATGACCGGAAAACAGGTGAAGAAGTGACGGATGAAGAAAATGGAGCCATCTGTAAAGAGGCAGTCAAGCAGTCAGAAAAAGAACTCGGTCTGTCGGACAAAGTCATTTACGGTGACTTGCTACGTTTCTTACAAAAGTCTAAATAA
- a CDS encoding DUF2759 domain-containing protein: MHLDQPIGWLFFIVALVGVWAVVRSLKKRQMFPLVFAGLTVVLFGWFGIATLIFGGIPS, encoded by the coding sequence ATGCATTTGGATCAACCAATCGGTTGGCTTTTCTTCATCGTAGCACTCGTCGGTGTTTGGGCCGTCGTCCGTTCACTTAAGAAACGCCAAATGTTTCCACTCGTATTTGCTGGACTGACTGTTGTACTATTCGGCTGGTTCGGTATTGCGACGCTGATTTTCGGTGGAATCCCATCGTAA